In Xanthomonas sacchari, a genomic segment contains:
- a CDS encoding general secretion pathway protein GspK — protein MSAARNNRGAALVLVLWLIALLTALIGAFALTARTENLQGKVLGDGAEAQERARAGLEYALTRLAGTATQPGWRADGRRYRWQYEGATVDLRVTDESGKVDLNMADAPLLAALVRAVGEDPQRAERIAAAIVDWRDPDNLTQPNGAEDPDYAAAGLPYGAKDAPFESLAELQLVLGMDPALYAKLLPNLTLYAGVSRPTPDFAPGPVLTALGLDAQQVLAQRERTDQTQLGMVGLGGGGTYSIESRARLGNGREGVLRAVVRPGSSALPGSAYTVLRWEEGTTVR, from the coding sequence GTGAGCGCGGCACGCAACAACCGCGGCGCGGCGCTGGTGCTGGTGCTGTGGCTGATCGCGCTGCTGACCGCCCTGATCGGCGCCTTCGCGCTGACCGCGCGCACCGAGAACCTGCAGGGCAAGGTGCTCGGCGACGGCGCCGAGGCGCAGGAGCGCGCCCGCGCCGGCCTGGAATACGCGCTGACCCGGCTCGCCGGCACCGCCACGCAGCCGGGCTGGCGTGCCGACGGCCGGCGCTACCGTTGGCAGTACGAAGGCGCCACGGTCGACCTGCGGGTCACCGACGAGAGCGGCAAGGTCGACCTGAACATGGCCGATGCGCCGCTGCTGGCGGCGCTGGTGCGCGCGGTCGGCGAGGATCCGCAGCGCGCCGAGCGCATCGCCGCGGCGATCGTGGACTGGCGCGATCCGGACAACCTGACCCAGCCCAACGGCGCCGAGGATCCGGATTACGCCGCCGCCGGCCTGCCCTACGGCGCCAAGGATGCGCCGTTCGAGAGCCTGGCCGAACTGCAACTGGTGCTGGGGATGGACCCTGCGTTGTACGCCAAGCTGCTGCCCAACCTGACCCTGTACGCCGGCGTGTCGCGGCCGACACCGGACTTCGCGCCGGGGCCGGTGCTGACCGCGCTCGGCCTGGACGCGCAGCAGGTGCTGGCGCAGCGCGAACGCACCGACCAGACCCAGCTCGGCATGGTCGGCCTGGGCGGTGGCGGCACCTACAGCATCGAAAGCCGGGCGCGGCTGGGCAATGGCCGCGAGGGCGTGTTGCGCGCGGTGGTGCGCCCAGGCTCGTCGGCGCTGCCGGGCTCCGCCTACACTGTGCTGCGTTGGGAAGAAGGAACGACGGTGCGATGA
- a CDS encoding type II secretion system protein J — MSLRAPRRAGMRGFTLIEVLLATVLLVGGLTLAFATLRSAMAISGRGEAIAGRSERMRAVEGFLRRRLSGAQSLPLDIDTHTLQPVRFVGEPQRMQFVADLPEYLGRGGPYLHDLRVSGDGDHRQLTIALVQVQAGKQLAETPPRPPEPLARDLREVRFRYRGLDPERGTIGPWQERWERTDTLPLLVSIELRSGDGVAWPPLVVALRQAGGAEMRQ, encoded by the coding sequence ATGAGCCTGCGCGCGCCGCGCCGCGCCGGGATGCGCGGCTTCACCTTGATCGAGGTGCTGCTGGCCACGGTGCTGCTGGTCGGCGGCCTGACCCTGGCCTTCGCCACGCTGCGCTCGGCGATGGCGATCAGCGGCCGCGGCGAGGCGATCGCCGGGCGCAGCGAACGCATGCGTGCGGTCGAGGGCTTCCTGCGCCGGCGCCTGAGCGGCGCGCAGTCGCTGCCGCTGGACATCGACACGCACACCCTGCAGCCGGTGCGCTTCGTCGGCGAACCGCAGCGCATGCAGTTCGTGGCCGATCTGCCCGAGTACCTCGGCCGCGGCGGCCCCTACCTGCACGACCTGCGGGTCAGCGGCGACGGCGACCACCGGCAGCTGACGATCGCGCTGGTGCAGGTACAGGCCGGCAAGCAACTGGCCGAGACGCCGCCGCGTCCGCCCGAGCCGCTGGCGCGCGACCTGCGCGAGGTGCGCTTCCGCTACCGCGGCCTGGACCCGGAGCGCGGCACCATCGGCCCGTGGCAGGAGCGCTGGGAGCGCACCGACACGCTGCCGCTGCTGGTCTCGATCGAGCTGCGCAGCGGTGACGGCGTGGCGTGGCCGCCGCTGGTGGTGGCGCTGCGCCAGGCCGGCGGCGCGGAGATGCGGCAGTGA
- the xpsI gene encoding type II secretion system protein XpsI — MNRQRGYTLIEVIVAFALLALALTLLLGSLSGAARQVQRADQLSRATLYAQSLLAAQGVEQPLQPGRSQGTLEQGGYRWTLDVAPYADPRRPPDAAVVPGAPTLLQLTLQVRWGEAPAQALQWKTLRLVAPQSAGVPQ, encoded by the coding sequence ATGAACCGCCAGCGCGGCTACACCCTGATCGAGGTGATCGTGGCGTTCGCGCTGCTGGCGCTGGCGCTGACCCTGCTGCTCGGCTCGCTGTCCGGCGCCGCGCGCCAGGTGCAGCGTGCCGATCAACTGAGCCGCGCCACCCTGTACGCGCAGTCGCTGCTGGCGGCGCAGGGCGTGGAGCAGCCGCTGCAGCCGGGGCGCAGCCAGGGCACGCTGGAGCAGGGCGGCTACCGCTGGACCCTGGACGTGGCGCCCTACGCGGATCCGCGGCGGCCGCCGGATGCGGCGGTGGTGCCCGGCGCGCCGACCCTGCTGCAACTGACCCTGCAGGTGCGCTGGGGCGAGGCGCCGGCGCAGGCGCTGCAGTGGAAGACCCTGCGCCTGGTCGCGCCGCAGAGCGCCGGGGTGCCGCAATGA
- the xpsH gene encoding type II secretion system protein XpsH, whose product MRGVSLLEMLLVVGLIAIAALLAASVLTGGIDGMRLRSAAKEIASQLRYTRTQAIASGQPQRFLIDPQAHRWQAPNGRHGEIPPSLTIRFTGARQAQRRDGEGAIQFFEDGASTGGRIELQARQARWRIDVTWLTGEVTVGRAPEQAGS is encoded by the coding sequence ATGCGCGGCGTGTCGCTGCTGGAGATGCTGCTGGTGGTGGGCCTGATCGCGATCGCCGCGCTGCTGGCGGCCTCGGTGCTGACCGGCGGCATCGACGGCATGCGCCTGCGCTCGGCGGCCAAGGAGATCGCCTCGCAACTGCGCTACACCCGCACCCAGGCGATCGCCAGCGGCCAGCCGCAGCGCTTTCTGATCGACCCGCAGGCGCACCGCTGGCAGGCGCCCAACGGCCGCCACGGCGAGATTCCGCCGTCGCTGACGATCCGCTTCACCGGCGCGCGCCAGGCGCAGCGCCGCGACGGCGAGGGCGCGATCCAGTTCTTCGAGGACGGCGCCTCCACCGGCGGGCGCATCGAGCTGCAGGCGCGCCAGGCGCGCTGGCGCATCGACGTGACCTGGCTGACCGGCGAGGTCACGGTCGGGCGTGCGCCGGAGCAGGCGGGCTCATGA
- the gspG gene encoding type II secretion system major pseudopilin GspG — protein MRTLRRSLTRSPSAARQAGMSLLEIIIVIVLIGAVLTLVGSRVLGGADRGKANLAKSQIQTLAGKVDNYQLDTGKLPSKLDDLVTAPGGVSGWLGPYAKPAELNDPWGHPIEYKVPGEGRPFDLISLGKDGQPGGSSYDADIKYE, from the coding sequence ATGCGTACTCTCCGCCGCTCCCTGACCCGTTCCCCGTCCGCCGCACGCCAGGCGGGCATGAGCCTGCTGGAAATCATCATCGTCATCGTGCTGATCGGCGCGGTGCTGACCCTGGTCGGCAGCCGCGTGCTCGGCGGCGCCGACCGCGGCAAGGCCAACCTGGCCAAGTCGCAGATCCAGACCCTGGCCGGCAAGGTCGACAACTACCAGCTCGATACCGGCAAGCTGCCGTCCAAGCTCGACGACCTGGTCACCGCGCCGGGCGGCGTCAGCGGCTGGCTCGGCCCGTACGCCAAGCCCGCCGAACTGAACGACCCCTGGGGCCACCCGATCGAGTACAAGGTGCCCGGCGAAGGCCGCCCGTTCGACCTGATCAGCCTCGGCAAGGATGGCCAGCCCGGCGGCAGCAGTTACGACGCCGACATCAAGTACGAGTGA
- the xpsF gene encoding type II secretion system protein XpsF has protein sequence MPLYRYKALDSHGEILEGQMEAASEAEVALRLQEQGHMPMQARLAAEGGGTSLRGLFRPKPFDGAALVQFTQQLATLLGAGQPLDRALSILLELPEDERSKRTVGDIRDAVRGGAPLSTALERQHGLFSRLYINMVRAGEAGGSLHDTLQRLAEYLERSRELRGRVINALIYPAILVSVVGCALLFLLGYVVPQFAQMYESLDVALPWFTQAVLSVGLFVRDWWIVLLVVPGVIILAVDRKRRDPAFRASFDAWLLRQRFVGVLISRLETARLTRTLGTLLRNGVPLLAALGISRNVLSNLALTADVGAAADDVKNGHGLSASLSKGKRFPRLALQMIQVGEESGALDIMLLKTADTFEQETAQAIDRLLAAMVPAITLVLASVVGLVIISVLVPLYDLTNAIG, from the coding sequence ATGCCCCTGTACCGCTACAAGGCCCTGGACTCGCACGGCGAGATCCTGGAAGGGCAGATGGAAGCCGCCAGCGAGGCGGAGGTGGCGCTGCGCCTGCAGGAGCAGGGGCACATGCCGATGCAGGCCCGGCTCGCCGCCGAGGGCGGTGGCACCTCGTTGCGTGGGCTGTTCCGACCCAAGCCGTTCGACGGCGCGGCGCTGGTGCAGTTCACCCAGCAATTGGCGACCCTGCTCGGCGCCGGCCAGCCGCTGGACCGCGCGCTGTCGATCCTGCTCGAGCTGCCCGAGGACGAACGCTCCAAGCGCACCGTCGGCGACATCCGCGACGCGGTGCGCGGCGGCGCGCCGCTGTCCACCGCGCTGGAGCGCCAGCACGGGCTGTTCTCGCGCCTGTACATCAACATGGTGCGCGCCGGCGAGGCCGGCGGCAGCCTGCACGACACCCTGCAGCGCCTGGCCGAATACCTGGAACGCAGCCGCGAACTGCGCGGGCGGGTGATCAACGCACTGATCTATCCGGCGATCCTGGTCAGCGTGGTCGGCTGCGCGCTGCTGTTCCTGCTCGGCTACGTGGTGCCGCAGTTCGCGCAGATGTACGAGAGCCTGGACGTGGCCCTGCCGTGGTTCACCCAGGCGGTGCTGAGCGTGGGCCTGTTCGTGCGCGACTGGTGGATCGTGCTGCTGGTGGTGCCCGGGGTGATCATCCTGGCGGTGGACCGCAAGCGCCGCGACCCCGCGTTCCGCGCCAGCTTCGACGCCTGGCTGCTGCGCCAGCGCTTCGTCGGCGTGCTGATTTCGCGGCTGGAGACCGCGCGCCTGACCCGCACCCTCGGCACCCTGCTGCGCAACGGCGTGCCGCTGCTGGCGGCGCTGGGCATCTCCCGCAACGTGCTGTCGAACCTGGCGCTGACCGCCGACGTCGGCGCCGCCGCCGACGACGTCAAGAACGGCCACGGGCTGTCGGCCTCGCTGTCCAAGGGCAAGCGCTTCCCGCGCCTGGCCCTGCAGATGATCCAGGTCGGCGAGGAATCGGGCGCGCTGGACATCATGCTGCTGAAGACCGCCGACACCTTCGAGCAGGAGACCGCGCAGGCCATCGACCGCCTGCTGGCGGCGATGGTGCCGGCGATCACCCTGGTCCTGGCCTCGGTGGTCGGCCTGGTGATCATCTCCGTCCTCGTCCCCCTCTACGACCTTACCAATGCGATTGGGTGA
- the gspE gene encoding type II secretion system ATPase GspE, with protein MNALVKDTAVAVDTPETRIIEALLAKGRLKDGDLARARQLQRESGGGLLALLARLGLVSERDHAELSAEVLGLPLLDAKQLPATAPESLPEAQPLSLRFLKQFHVCPLGERDGVLELWMADPHDAYAADAVRLATGLQVLPRVGLRSEIDDLIERWFGQGRSAMGAIVETADGDSVAADDIEHLRDLASEAPVIRLVNLVIQRAVELRASDIHIEPFESRLKVRYRVDGVLIDGESPPANLTAAVISRVKIMAKLNIAERRLPQDGRIMLRVQGKELDLRVSTVPTAHGESVVMRLLDRETVVFDFHRLGFTDAFLPQFRKVLEQPHGILLVTGPTGSGKTTTLYTALSQLNTADVKIITVEDPVEYQIEGINQIQAKPQIGLDFSHALRSIVRQDPDIIMIGEMRDLETARIAIQSALTGHLVLSTLHTNNAAGGITRLLDMGVEDYLLTSTINGILAQRLVRRLEPTHAERYAASPEEIEKFELRRLQPEGEIFLYRPRPSALAPTGYVGRTTIMEFLVMNDALRRAVMRHAGMGEIEQLAREAGMRTMYEDGLAKALSGQTTIEEVLRVTEET; from the coding sequence GTGAACGCGCTCGTGAAGGACACTGCCGTCGCCGTCGATACGCCCGAAACCCGCATCATCGAGGCGTTGCTGGCCAAGGGCCGGCTCAAGGACGGCGACCTGGCGCGCGCGCGGCAGTTGCAGCGCGAGTCCGGCGGCGGCCTGCTGGCGCTGCTGGCGCGCCTGGGCCTGGTCTCCGAGCGCGACCATGCCGAACTCAGCGCCGAGGTCCTGGGCCTGCCGCTGCTGGACGCCAAGCAGCTGCCGGCCACCGCGCCGGAAAGCCTGCCCGAGGCGCAACCGTTGTCGCTGCGCTTCCTCAAGCAGTTCCATGTGTGTCCGCTGGGCGAGCGCGACGGCGTGCTGGAACTGTGGATGGCCGATCCGCACGACGCCTATGCCGCCGACGCGGTACGCCTGGCCACCGGCCTGCAGGTGCTGCCGCGGGTCGGCCTGCGCTCGGAGATCGACGACCTGATCGAGCGCTGGTTCGGCCAGGGCCGCAGCGCGATGGGCGCGATCGTGGAGACCGCCGACGGCGACAGCGTCGCCGCCGACGACATCGAACACCTGCGCGATCTCGCCTCCGAGGCGCCGGTGATCCGGCTGGTGAACCTGGTGATCCAGCGCGCGGTGGAACTGCGCGCCTCGGACATCCACATCGAACCGTTCGAGAGCCGGCTGAAGGTGCGCTACCGCGTCGACGGCGTGCTGATCGACGGCGAGAGCCCCCCGGCCAACCTGACCGCGGCGGTGATCAGCCGCGTCAAGATCATGGCCAAGCTCAATATCGCCGAGCGCCGCCTGCCGCAGGACGGCCGCATCATGCTGCGGGTGCAGGGCAAGGAACTGGACCTGCGCGTGAGCACCGTGCCCACCGCGCACGGCGAGAGCGTGGTGATGCGCCTGCTCGACCGCGAGACCGTGGTATTCGACTTCCACCGGCTCGGCTTCACCGACGCGTTCCTGCCGCAGTTCCGCAAGGTGCTGGAGCAGCCGCACGGCATCCTGCTGGTCACCGGCCCCACCGGCTCGGGCAAGACCACCACGCTGTACACCGCGCTGAGCCAGCTCAACACCGCCGACGTCAAGATCATCACCGTCGAGGACCCGGTCGAATACCAGATCGAGGGCATCAACCAGATCCAGGCCAAGCCGCAGATCGGCCTGGATTTCTCGCATGCGCTGCGCAGCATCGTGCGCCAGGACCCGGACATCATCATGATCGGCGAAATGCGCGACCTGGAAACCGCGCGCATCGCCATCCAGTCCGCGCTGACCGGCCACCTGGTGCTGTCCACCCTGCACACCAACAACGCCGCCGGCGGCATCACCCGCCTGCTCGACATGGGTGTGGAGGACTACCTGCTGACCTCCACCATCAACGGCATCCTCGCCCAGCGCCTGGTGCGGCGGCTGGAGCCGACCCACGCCGAGCGCTATGCGGCCTCGCCGGAAGAGATCGAGAAGTTCGAGCTGCGCCGGCTGCAGCCGGAGGGCGAGATCTTCCTGTACCGCCCGCGGCCCTCGGCGCTCGCCCCGACCGGCTACGTGGGCCGTACCACCATCATGGAATTCCTGGTGATGAACGACGCGCTGCGGCGTGCGGTGATGCGCCACGCCGGCATGGGCGAGATCGAGCAACTGGCGCGCGAGGCCGGCATGCGCACCATGTACGAGGACGGCCTGGCCAAGGCGCTCAGCGGCCAGACCACGATCGAGGAAGTGCTGCGCGTGACGGAGGAAACCTGA
- a CDS encoding S8 family peptidase — protein sequence MIDKQNLRINAIAAAMLAMSLGASSAVAAGASAPLPVKEPGRSAPADAVTSNRILVRYNAGSAAASDRSAKLSAVQSAVGRASLGGGNGISRAAAASVRAEYVRTLGIGADLIRLTGKLSKADVDKVVAEIAADPAVKYAQVDAKLRPVEVLRAKAQVQPQFVPNDPLYAQYQWHYSNANGGINAPAAWDVSKGDGVVVAVLDTGILPNHPDVAVNLLQGYDFISDAATSRRPTDARVPGALDYGDWVENANECYTGSSAEDSSWHGSHVAGTVAEATNNGVGMAGVAPNATVLPVRVLGKCGGYTSDIADAIIWASGGTVSGVPANQNPAEVINMSLGGSGACDSVTQDAINGAVSRGTTVVVAAGNNTANAANFSPASCDNVIAVGATRITGGITYYSNYGAKVDLSGPGGGGSVDGNPGGYVWQNGYTGATTPTSGSYTYMGMGGTSMASPHVAAVAALVQSALIAAGKAPLTPAALETLLKQTARPFPVSIPSSTPIGTGIVDAKAALAKALEEPCDPATEQCAPTATALTNKVAVAGLAGAAGNEALYSFEAKAGAVLSFLTYGGSGNVSLYVSFGKEPSAGNADAKSTRPGNNETVRFTAPQAGTYYIKLVGESAYSGVSLVARQ from the coding sequence GTGATCGACAAGCAAAACCTTCGTATCAATGCCATCGCCGCCGCCATGCTGGCGATGTCGCTGGGCGCCTCGAGCGCAGTCGCGGCCGGCGCTTCGGCGCCGCTGCCGGTCAAGGAGCCGGGCAGGTCCGCGCCGGCCGATGCGGTGACCTCCAACCGCATCCTGGTGCGCTACAACGCCGGCAGCGCCGCGGCCAGCGACCGCAGCGCCAAGCTGTCGGCGGTGCAGTCGGCGGTGGGCCGCGCCAGCCTCGGCGGCGGCAACGGCATCTCGCGCGCGGCCGCGGCCAGCGTGCGCGCCGAGTACGTGCGCACCCTGGGCATCGGCGCGGACCTGATCCGCCTGACCGGCAAGCTGAGCAAGGCCGACGTGGACAAGGTGGTGGCGGAAATCGCCGCCGACCCGGCGGTGAAATACGCGCAGGTCGACGCCAAGCTGCGGCCGGTGGAAGTGCTGCGGGCCAAGGCGCAGGTGCAGCCGCAGTTCGTGCCCAACGATCCGCTGTACGCGCAGTACCAGTGGCACTACAGCAACGCCAACGGCGGCATCAACGCGCCGGCCGCGTGGGACGTGTCCAAGGGCGACGGCGTGGTGGTGGCGGTGCTCGATACCGGCATCCTGCCGAACCATCCGGACGTGGCGGTGAACCTGCTGCAGGGCTACGACTTCATTTCCGACGCGGCGACCTCGCGGCGTCCGACCGATGCCCGCGTACCGGGCGCGCTGGACTACGGCGATTGGGTCGAGAACGCCAACGAGTGCTACACCGGCTCGTCGGCCGAGGACAGCTCCTGGCACGGTAGCCACGTCGCCGGCACCGTGGCCGAAGCGACCAACAACGGCGTCGGCATGGCCGGCGTGGCGCCCAACGCCACCGTGCTGCCGGTGCGCGTGCTCGGCAAGTGCGGCGGCTACACCTCCGACATCGCCGACGCGATCATCTGGGCCTCGGGCGGCACCGTGTCCGGCGTGCCGGCCAACCAGAACCCGGCCGAAGTGATCAACATGTCGCTGGGCGGCAGCGGCGCCTGCGACAGCGTCACCCAGGACGCGATCAACGGCGCGGTGTCGCGCGGCACCACGGTGGTGGTGGCCGCCGGCAACAACACCGCCAACGCCGCCAACTTCAGCCCGGCCAGCTGCGACAACGTGATCGCGGTCGGCGCCACCCGCATCACCGGCGGCATCACCTATTACTCCAACTACGGCGCCAAGGTGGACCTGTCCGGTCCCGGCGGCGGCGGCAGCGTCGACGGCAACCCGGGCGGCTACGTCTGGCAGAACGGCTACACCGGCGCGACCACGCCCACCTCCGGCAGCTACACCTACATGGGCATGGGCGGCACCTCGATGGCCTCGCCGCACGTGGCGGCGGTGGCGGCGCTGGTGCAGAGCGCGCTGATCGCCGCGGGCAAGGCGCCGCTGACCCCGGCCGCGCTGGAGACCCTGCTCAAGCAGACCGCGCGACCGTTCCCGGTGTCGATCCCGTCCAGTACCCCGATCGGCACCGGCATCGTCGATGCCAAGGCCGCGCTGGCCAAGGCGCTGGAAGAGCCGTGCGATCCGGCCACCGAGCAGTGCGCGCCGACCGCGACCGCGCTGACCAACAAGGTGGCGGTCGCGGGTCTGGCCGGTGCCGCGGGCAACGAGGCGCTGTACAGCTTCGAGGCCAAGGCCGGTGCGGTGCTGAGCTTCCTCACCTACGGCGGCAGCGGCAACGTCTCGCTGTACGTGAGCTTCGGCAAGGAGCCGAGTGCCGGCAACGCCGACGCCAAGTCGACCCGTCCGGGCAACAACGAGACGGTGCGCTTCACCGCGCCGCAGGCCGGCACCTACTACATCAAGCTGGTCGGCGAGAGCGCCTACAGCGGCGTCAGCCTGGTCGCGCGCCAGTAA